In Lotus japonicus ecotype B-129 chromosome 5, LjGifu_v1.2, one genomic interval encodes:
- the LOC130720931 gene encoding uncharacterized protein LOC130720931 — protein MSYMLTTLSKKKEVDSIIRDTIDKVLVLRFGRASDPVCLQLDQILSKAARDVSKFATVALVDVDSPDIQVYVKYFDITLIPSTVFFFNAHHMKMDSGTADHTKWVCAFHKKQDFIDVVEAIFRGAMKGKLIVNCPLPPERIPKYQLLYQGV, from the exons ATGAGTTACATGTTAACAACGTTGTCGAAGAAGAAAGAAGTGGATTCCATCATCAGAGACACCATCGATAAGGTCCTTGTCCTCCGCTTTGGTCGTGCCTCTGACCCTGTCTGTCTCCAGCTCGATCAAATT CTTTCTAAAGCAGCAAGGGATGTGTCCAAGTTTGCAACAGTGGCACTGGTTGATGTTGATTCCCCAGACATTCAAGTCTATGTCAAGTATTTTGACATCACTTTGATACCATCTACTGTGTTTTTCTTCAATGCCCATCACATGAAAATGGATTCTGG GACTGCTGATCATACTAAATGGGTTTGTGCTTTTCACAAAAAGCAAGACTTCATAGATGTTGTAGAG GCAATATTCAGAGGAGCAATGAAAGGAAAGCTTATTGTGAATTGCCCGCTCCCACCTGAACGTATACCAAAATACCAATTACTGTACCAGGGTGTCTAA